A single genomic interval of Shewanella psychropiezotolerans harbors:
- a CDS encoding oxygen-binding di-iron domain-containing protein: MKSQLIVETPTHQWIYFGRDPEKPDKIIDTNQYMLVTEKKALLMDPGGIELFAPMLANIVKHIPLEQLTHLFASHQDPDIISSLGLWDQTLPGAKLYSPWLWEGFIRHFGMHNISYEAIPDEGSRLLLDQVEVQFIPAHYLHASGNFHVYDPAARVLMSGDIGAALEDHDVDIFVDDFDAHVKKMKFFHQRWMPSNSAKNDWINRVRKLDIDFLCPQHGRIFKGEQVGQFLDWFEQLDVGQAISNT; the protein is encoded by the coding sequence ATGAAGAGTCAGCTTATCGTTGAAACCCCCACTCATCAGTGGATCTACTTTGGAAGGGATCCAGAGAAGCCGGATAAAATCATAGATACCAATCAATATATGCTAGTGACTGAAAAAAAAGCCCTCTTGATGGATCCCGGCGGAATTGAATTATTTGCTCCCATGCTAGCCAATATTGTCAAACACATCCCCCTCGAGCAACTGACTCATCTGTTTGCCTCCCATCAAGATCCGGATATTATCTCGTCTCTCGGGCTCTGGGATCAGACCCTACCGGGGGCAAAACTTTACTCTCCATGGCTTTGGGAGGGGTTTATTCGTCATTTTGGCATGCACAATATCAGTTATGAGGCTATCCCAGATGAAGGCAGCAGACTGTTGCTCGATCAAGTCGAAGTGCAATTTATCCCAGCCCACTACTTGCATGCCTCGGGAAACTTTCATGTATATGACCCCGCCGCTCGAGTCCTGATGTCAGGAGATATAGGCGCGGCCTTAGAAGATCATGATGTCGATATTTTTGTCGATGACTTCGACGCTCATGTCAAAAAGATGAAATTTTTCCATCAGAGATGGATGCCATCAAACAGCGCGAAGAATGATTGGATTAATCGGGTACGTAAACTCGATATCGATTTCCTCTGCCCTCAACATGGCAGGATTTTCAAAGGAGAACAGGTGGGGCAATTTCTTGATTGGTTTGAGCAACTCGATGTCGGTCAGGCCATTTCGAATACCTGA
- a CDS encoding NAD(P)H nitroreductase encodes MDATELLLTRQSCPRLIAPAPDESQLKVILDAGVRVPDHGGLSPWEFIIAQGEGLNRLGDIFLQAAIENGADEAKQAKTQSMPLRAPMIIVVVAKPQPHGKVPELEQLIAAGCSTMAMQQAAFSLGLGGIWRTGDLAFDKRVHLSLGLSDGDQIVGFLYLGTQAVKAPLKPGKSGSEFARYL; translated from the coding sequence TTGGACGCGACTGAATTATTACTGACTCGCCAATCTTGCCCACGCCTTATAGCACCCGCTCCCGATGAATCTCAACTGAAAGTCATCTTAGATGCTGGTGTGCGAGTGCCCGATCATGGGGGATTATCACCTTGGGAATTCATTATCGCTCAGGGTGAAGGCCTGAATCGTCTGGGAGATATTTTCTTACAAGCGGCAATTGAGAATGGGGCGGATGAGGCGAAGCAGGCGAAGACTCAGTCTATGCCATTGAGGGCTCCCATGATCATAGTGGTGGTGGCTAAGCCTCAACCTCACGGGAAAGTCCCTGAGCTTGAGCAGTTGATCGCGGCCGGATGTTCGACTATGGCGATGCAGCAGGCTGCATTTTCCCTCGGGCTTGGTGGAATTTGGCGAACGGGTGATTTGGCGTTCGATAAACGAGTGCATCTAAGCTTAGGCTTATCTGATGGCGATCAAATTGTCGGATTTCTGTATCTGGGGACTCAAGCGGTAAAAGCGCCCTTGAAGCCGGGTAAGAGTGGCAGTGAGTTTGCCCGCTACCTCTAG
- a CDS encoding HvfX family Cu-binding RiPP maturation protein, with protein MLVVNAYQKFLNVVKQVSGIAPLALRLYLAPVLMQAGYNKLSHFSDTVAWFGNPDWGLGLPMPEVMVTMAAGTEFVGGFLLIIGLGTRLISIPLLATMLVAAFSVHWNNGWLAIADGGSWLANDQVLAAGEKLSAAKTILQEHGNYEWLTSSGNFVILNNGIEFAITYSIMLLALIMIGGGRYTSVDYFIRKGVSKRYPDSSL; from the coding sequence ATGTTAGTGGTTAATGCGTATCAGAAGTTTTTAAATGTGGTGAAACAGGTATCGGGTATTGCCCCCTTAGCCTTACGTTTGTACTTGGCACCTGTGTTGATGCAAGCGGGATATAATAAGTTATCTCATTTCAGTGACACTGTGGCCTGGTTTGGCAACCCTGATTGGGGGTTAGGTCTGCCTATGCCTGAAGTGATGGTGACTATGGCGGCGGGGACCGAGTTTGTTGGAGGTTTCCTGCTGATTATTGGTCTAGGAACTCGGTTAATCTCCATACCTCTACTCGCTACCATGTTAGTGGCGGCTTTTTCCGTGCATTGGAATAATGGCTGGTTAGCCATAGCCGATGGGGGTTCCTGGTTGGCAAATGATCAGGTACTGGCTGCGGGTGAGAAGCTCAGTGCCGCTAAGACTATTTTACAGGAGCATGGCAATTATGAATGGCTGACTAGCTCAGGTAATTTTGTCATCTTAAATAATGGTATCGAGTTCGCGATAACGTATTCAATCATGTTGCTCGCCTTGATTATGATAGGTGGAGGACGTTATACCAGTGTGGATTACTTCATCCGTAAGGGAGTGTCTAAACGCTATCCTGATAGTAGTTTATAG
- a CDS encoding phosphotransferase encodes MKQSLLLTSLPQDVKTGLQSAGLVLSSSVSVSVLAEGLSNQNYLIRDRHISWVLRVNSSASSQICDRDAEVRNWKIVAERGLAPDLFFVSDDNKYYLSEYIEQEEGHSWGKLITAKSAHPLIDESIPWPGAESALLLLLTELAGLECPENSLSVSRQWSIYQASMYDIWSKICNEQAQGNECRQHTEWREKHLQLLSLRDDISQWLDELDACALGEQYSHRDLNPHNLLFKNGRLQCIDFEYACSSHPLFDLAGVLSSHALSTAQRHFLIDAYLDNHPNLTLDAKAALPAAINIYWVFSACWSLLMAADAETEIEVAEVLDLPRDSSSEHGTKYLDCFSQFYSLILP; translated from the coding sequence ATGAAGCAATCCTTACTATTAACGAGTTTGCCGCAGGATGTTAAGACTGGACTGCAAAGTGCAGGCTTAGTGCTGTCCTCTTCTGTTTCAGTTTCTGTGTTGGCTGAGGGGCTGAGTAATCAAAATTACTTGATTCGAGATCGACATATCAGTTGGGTATTGCGAGTGAACTCATCGGCGAGTAGTCAGATTTGTGATCGCGACGCCGAGGTGAGAAACTGGAAGATAGTGGCAGAAAGGGGGCTAGCACCAGATTTGTTTTTTGTCAGTGATGATAATAAATATTATCTCAGTGAATATATCGAGCAAGAGGAGGGGCACAGTTGGGGCAAGTTGATCACCGCAAAATCGGCGCACCCTCTTATCGATGAGTCGATACCATGGCCCGGCGCCGAGTCAGCGCTATTGCTACTATTGACTGAGTTAGCCGGGCTAGAATGTCCTGAAAACAGTCTCAGTGTATCCAGGCAGTGGTCCATTTATCAGGCTTCTATGTATGATATATGGAGCAAAATTTGTAATGAGCAAGCTCAGGGCAATGAGTGCCGCCAGCACACCGAGTGGCGGGAGAAACATCTTCAACTCCTGTCGCTTAGAGACGACATCAGCCAATGGTTAGATGAACTCGATGCCTGCGCATTGGGGGAACAATACAGCCATAGAGATCTTAACCCCCATAACTTATTGTTTAAAAATGGCCGACTTCAATGCATAGATTTTGAATATGCCTGCAGTTCACATCCGTTATTCGATCTGGCAGGCGTGCTATCTAGTCATGCCCTGTCAACGGCCCAACGGCATTTTTTAATCGACGCCTATCTGGATAATCATCCGAATTTGACCCTTGACGCCAAAGCAGCATTGCCAGCGGCAATCAATATCTATTGGGTGTTTTCCGCTTGTTGGTCCCTGCTGATGGCTGCAGACGCTGAAACTGAAATAGAGGTAGCTGAAGTCTTAGATTTACCCAGAGATTCAAGCTCTGAACATGGGACAAAATACCTGGATTGTTTCAGTCAGTTTTATTCGTTAATTTTACCCTAA
- the pnuC gene encoding nicotinamide riboside transporter PnuC yields the protein MIDFWSALMSTIDGALIQATALTAWEAVAVVLAAAYLILAMKGNIWCWFAAFASTAIYTALFWKVSLLMESVLNVYYMAMAFYGFRQWSKGKGDDSGIEVISWSLRRHILLILTTASISVVVGYLMATYTQASYAYLDAATTCFAVMTTYLVAKKVLENWLYWVVIDFVSIYLYLQKGLMLTSLLFILYVGMAIGGYFLWRTAMREQKIALAQ from the coding sequence ATGATAGATTTTTGGTCCGCGCTCATGAGCACAATAGATGGTGCATTAATCCAGGCAACAGCATTAACGGCCTGGGAGGCCGTAGCCGTTGTGCTAGCCGCGGCCTACCTGATACTGGCCATGAAGGGCAATATCTGGTGTTGGTTTGCCGCGTTCGCCAGCACGGCAATCTACACGGCGCTCTTCTGGAAAGTGTCGCTATTGATGGAGTCTGTGCTCAATGTGTACTACATGGCGATGGCGTTCTATGGTTTTCGTCAGTGGTCAAAGGGAAAAGGAGATGATTCTGGCATTGAAGTCATTTCCTGGAGTCTGAGACGCCATATTCTGCTTATACTCACAACCGCTAGCATTTCAGTGGTCGTGGGCTATTTAATGGCTACCTATACCCAAGCTTCCTATGCCTACCTCGATGCCGCGACCACGTGTTTTGCTGTGATGACGACGTATTTAGTTGCAAAGAAGGTGCTAGAAAATTGGCTTTATTGGGTGGTGATCGATTTCGTCTCCATCTATCTTTATCTGCAAAAAGGGCTCATGCTAACGTCACTGTTATTTATCTTGTATGTGGGTATGGCCATAGGTGGTTATTTCTTATGGCGCACGGCGATGCGTGAACAGAAAATTGCATTGGCTCAATAG
- a CDS encoding TonB-dependent receptor, which produces MFTLKSLCFDSTVLKRFSPVALAVSTALISPNAFASEPTETPSDEMEVIVVTSDFRGSTLDKMPSSITIIDQQQIEDEGAQHFEDVLNSIANFNWSGGSSRPKYFQIRGVGEQEEYQGAPNSSVGYIIDDIDMSGLGMISSMYDLQQVEVLRGPQGTRYGANALAGLIYLKSNDPTDVFEHGAEVSVGDDNLTTFSGFSSGPLTDSGKLLYRVSLQQHQQNGYQNNLYLNRDDTNARDEFTGRAKLRWYASDDLEIDFTLLHADYDNGYDVWTLDNNGENTLTDAPGVDKQRTTGSSLKFTYSGAEQFEIVSLTSYANSQTHHNYDGDWANPDYWGGLDCGGEPCQFDYTWDKEGERNTISQEFRFSSTEAGRIFSGSTDWLLGVYGMRLTEDNDTVEDYNGWLDTLAAEYEANNTAVFGQLDSDLGAGYALSFGLRVERRDGDYSDSAGDEFSPGETMWGGHIALSKALNSSHETYARIARGYKAGGFNMSLPAELSDKKEYDTETLYNYEIGLKSRWLDGDASTNFSLFYMDRRDQQVSASQQNPEEPQKFILYTENAGSSHNYGAELEGNWYATDNLKLYASLGWLETAYGDYAYQDKYGGTVDLTGRELAHSPNFTYSAGATYRTDSGWFANLTTSGKSEFYYSDSNESKSQAYTIFNARVGYETDVWSAYLWGKNLFDEQYGTRGFYFGNEPDQDWADKQYIRYGDPRQLGLTVNVKFM; this is translated from the coding sequence ATGTTTACACTTAAATCTTTATGTTTCGATTCTACCGTCTTGAAGAGATTCTCTCCGGTAGCGCTCGCGGTATCGACCGCACTAATCAGCCCAAACGCTTTCGCTTCTGAACCAACTGAGACACCTTCCGATGAGATGGAAGTCATCGTGGTGACCTCTGATTTTCGCGGCTCGACACTGGATAAAATGCCGTCGAGTATTACGATTATCGATCAGCAGCAGATAGAAGACGAAGGCGCGCAGCATTTTGAAGATGTGCTTAACTCCATCGCGAACTTTAACTGGTCCGGCGGCAGCTCTCGTCCTAAATACTTCCAAATTCGTGGTGTCGGCGAGCAGGAGGAATACCAAGGTGCGCCGAATTCATCTGTTGGTTACATTATCGATGATATCGACATGTCAGGTCTGGGCATGATTTCCAGTATGTACGATCTGCAGCAGGTAGAAGTGCTGCGTGGTCCACAAGGAACGCGCTACGGCGCTAATGCCTTAGCGGGTTTGATATACCTTAAGAGTAATGACCCAACCGATGTGTTTGAGCATGGGGCTGAAGTGTCGGTGGGGGATGATAACCTGACGACTTTTAGCGGCTTTAGCTCTGGGCCTTTGACGGATTCCGGCAAATTACTTTACCGTGTCTCTTTGCAGCAACATCAACAGAACGGCTATCAAAACAACCTCTATCTGAACCGCGACGATACCAATGCCCGGGATGAGTTTACCGGCCGGGCGAAATTGCGTTGGTATGCCAGCGACGATTTGGAGATTGATTTTACCTTACTTCACGCCGATTATGATAATGGCTATGATGTGTGGACCTTAGATAACAATGGCGAAAATACCCTAACAGACGCGCCAGGCGTCGATAAGCAGCGCACCACAGGTAGCTCGCTTAAGTTTACCTATTCAGGTGCCGAGCAGTTCGAAATCGTTTCTTTAACATCATATGCTAACTCTCAGACTCACCATAATTATGATGGTGACTGGGCAAACCCTGATTACTGGGGCGGACTCGATTGTGGCGGCGAGCCTTGCCAATTCGATTATACCTGGGATAAAGAAGGGGAGCGAAATACCATTAGCCAAGAGTTTAGATTCAGCTCAACTGAAGCTGGACGTATCTTTTCTGGTAGCACAGATTGGTTACTGGGTGTTTATGGTATGCGCTTAACTGAAGACAACGACACAGTTGAAGACTATAACGGCTGGTTAGACACGCTTGCTGCCGAATATGAAGCGAATAATACTGCCGTATTTGGCCAGTTAGACTCAGATCTCGGTGCGGGTTACGCCTTGTCTTTTGGCCTTAGAGTCGAACGTCGAGACGGTGATTACAGCGACAGTGCTGGTGATGAGTTTAGCCCAGGTGAAACCATGTGGGGCGGACATATTGCCCTGAGTAAGGCGTTAAACAGCAGTCATGAAACCTATGCGCGCATAGCTCGTGGTTATAAGGCGGGTGGTTTCAACATGTCATTGCCAGCGGAGCTGTCAGACAAGAAAGAGTATGATACCGAAACCTTATATAATTATGAGATAGGGCTTAAATCACGCTGGCTCGATGGTGATGCCAGCACTAATTTCTCTCTATTCTACATGGATAGGCGCGACCAGCAGGTTTCAGCGTCTCAACAAAATCCAGAAGAGCCGCAAAAATTTATCCTGTATACCGAGAACGCAGGTAGCTCACACAACTATGGCGCCGAGCTAGAAGGGAATTGGTATGCGACAGATAATCTCAAGCTGTATGCGAGTCTTGGTTGGCTTGAGACAGCTTATGGTGATTATGCTTATCAGGACAAGTACGGTGGGACAGTGGATCTAACCGGTCGTGAGCTGGCCCATTCACCTAACTTCACTTACAGTGCAGGAGCGACCTATCGTACCGATTCAGGTTGGTTCGCGAACTTGACCACCAGTGGTAAGAGTGAGTTTTACTACTCAGACAGTAATGAGTCAAAATCACAGGCCTACACTATCTTCAATGCCCGTGTCGGATATGAGACTGATGTCTGGTCGGCTTATCTTTGGGGCAAGAACCTGTTTGATGAGCAATACGGCACTCGAGGCTTTTACTTTGGTAATGAGCCAGATCAAGACTGGGCAGACAAGCAATATATACGCTATGGTGATCCACGCCAGTTAGGATTGACTGTTAACGTCAAGTTCATGTAA
- a CDS encoding YcfL family protein, translating into MKKIVLVLASALIFTACAQHTAGVMGSSTGEVRVDNSSFAREVGVEQLKARQQGDLLQGSGVIMSKVSTDLRLQYKFTWYDINGFTLEDEASPWKSLKLHGMQRMQVMAVAPNANAVRYELYVRKAFSN; encoded by the coding sequence ATGAAAAAAATCGTTTTGGTCTTAGCATCGGCCCTTATTTTCACGGCTTGCGCTCAGCACACTGCGGGTGTGATGGGCAGCTCTACCGGTGAAGTCAGAGTAGATAACAGTAGTTTCGCTCGTGAAGTGGGAGTCGAGCAATTAAAGGCCCGTCAACAGGGCGATCTACTGCAAGGCTCTGGGGTGATCATGAGTAAGGTCTCCACAGATTTAAGACTGCAATACAAGTTTACCTGGTATGACATAAACGGTTTTACCTTGGAAGATGAAGCCAGCCCATGGAAATCATTGAAGTTGCATGGCATGCAGCGTATGCAAGTTATGGCGGTTGCGCCCAATGCAAATGCCGTTCGCTATGAGCTATATGTGAGAAAAGCTTTCTCTAATTAA
- a CDS encoding PaaI family thioesterase: protein MQVNSDFFPLTQIATRFVDQLAQCRRLKLKVHEASEHHVLIELPYNKQLIGYPDTGVIHGGVITTLMDTACGSAVVCAIYDKYQSLELSPTLDLRVDYMKPADPNKPVYGFAECYKISSSVSFTRAIAYQDSIDDPIAHAVGSFMRISPEMIGDEFRQALLGQQGQTSESLEVKNGVLETIASNLLAPDIKELDVKELDVKKIVKQATALNDFGHLLAHVPYTDFIGMNVERFGDELVFRLPAKDENIGNPTLPAIHGGVIAGFMEMSAIVQLMVFMHTSRVPKVVDFSIDYLRAGYHKDTFAECKITRQGRRVANVSINCWQTNRKKLIATARAHFLID from the coding sequence ATGCAGGTCAATTCAGATTTTTTCCCATTGACGCAAATCGCAACTCGCTTTGTGGATCAACTGGCCCAATGTCGCCGTTTAAAATTAAAGGTGCACGAAGCCAGCGAGCATCACGTACTCATTGAGCTGCCATATAATAAGCAGCTGATTGGTTATCCGGATACCGGTGTTATTCACGGTGGAGTGATCACCACCTTGATGGATACCGCCTGTGGTAGTGCTGTGGTTTGCGCTATCTATGATAAATATCAATCACTGGAACTCTCGCCAACACTCGATCTTCGAGTGGATTACATGAAGCCTGCGGATCCCAATAAGCCAGTGTATGGCTTCGCCGAGTGCTATAAAATTTCATCCAGCGTCTCTTTCACTCGAGCCATAGCTTATCAAGACTCTATCGATGACCCGATAGCACATGCCGTTGGCTCTTTTATGCGGATAAGCCCGGAAATGATTGGCGATGAGTTTCGTCAGGCTCTCTTAGGTCAACAAGGTCAGACTTCAGAGTCCCTTGAAGTTAAAAACGGTGTGCTTGAGACAATAGCATCTAATCTTTTGGCTCCTGATATAAAAGAGTTAGACGTTAAAGAACTCGATGTTAAAAAAATAGTCAAGCAGGCGACAGCACTCAACGACTTCGGTCATCTTCTCGCTCACGTTCCCTATACTGATTTTATCGGTATGAATGTGGAGCGCTTCGGTGATGAGTTAGTGTTTAGATTGCCAGCAAAAGATGAGAATATCGGTAATCCTACACTGCCAGCTATCCATGGTGGCGTCATTGCCGGCTTTATGGAGATGTCTGCGATTGTGCAACTCATGGTGTTTATGCATACCTCAAGAGTGCCTAAGGTGGTGGATTTTTCCATTGACTACTTGAGAGCGGGATACCATAAAGATACCTTTGCAGAATGTAAGATCACCAGACAGGGGCGCCGGGTTGCGAATGTGAGTATTAACTGTTGGCAAACCAACAGAAAGAAACTTATCGCTACCGCCAGGGCTCACTTTTTGATCGACTAA
- the hinT gene encoding purine nucleoside phosphoramidase, producing MAEETIFSKIIRREIPADILYQDDLVTAFRDINARAPTHILIIPNHLIPTTNDVKASDEKALGRMVTVAAKLAEEAGIAEDGYRIIMNCNKHGGQEVFHIHMHLLGGCSLGPMLSINS from the coding sequence ATGGCTGAAGAAACCATTTTTAGCAAAATCATTCGACGTGAAATTCCCGCAGATATCCTATATCAAGACGATTTAGTCACGGCATTCAGAGACATCAATGCCAGAGCGCCGACCCACATATTGATCATCCCAAATCATTTGATCCCGACGACAAACGATGTAAAAGCATCGGATGAGAAGGCGTTAGGTCGTATGGTCACAGTCGCAGCGAAATTGGCTGAAGAGGCGGGGATTGCCGAAGATGGCTATCGCATCATAATGAATTGTAATAAGCACGGCGGTCAAGAGGTGTTTCACATACATATGCACTTACTGGGTGGTTGCTCTTTAGGTCCAATGTTAAGCATTAACAGCTAG
- a CDS encoding helix-turn-helix domain-containing protein, producing the protein MLTNKETALLDAAGELIREKGMIALNMSDVHKKAGYSRAAQYQSFSDKNSLLAALCMRELVENTTAIEAQRYKELSGDFTVVIRPVVYDYLKLSDRLMIDSAFSQMLASVESLPDVEEFSFLKQGFAFLHAERLKAK; encoded by the coding sequence ATGCTGACAAATAAAGAGACCGCTCTGCTCGACGCCGCTGGTGAGCTGATAAGAGAAAAAGGCATGATTGCCTTGAACATGTCCGATGTACATAAGAAAGCTGGCTACTCGAGAGCCGCTCAGTACCAATCTTTTAGTGATAAAAACTCATTGTTAGCGGCATTGTGTATGCGGGAGTTAGTTGAAAACACCACCGCCATCGAAGCGCAAAGATATAAAGAGCTATCCGGTGATTTCACTGTCGTCATTAGACCCGTAGTTTACGACTATTTGAAACTGTCAGATCGCCTGATGATAGATTCGGCCTTCTCTCAAATGTTAGCCAGTGTAGAGAGCTTACCCGATGTTGAAGAGTTTTCATTCCTGAAACAAGGATTCGCTTTCTTGCATGCTGAAAGATTGAAAGCTAAATAA
- a CDS encoding CsgG/HfaB family protein — protein MKTLILSAVLLLLTACSSTTEFEGIEASSSLMPKSDTYYDLIGLPHPQGSMVAAVYDFRDQTGQYKAIPSSNFSTAVPQSGTAFLAQALNDSSWFVPVEREGLQNLLTERKIVRAGLKGEVNKLPQLSSAQILMEGGIVAYDTNIKTGGAGARYLGIGVNTKFRVDTVTVNLRAVDIRTGRLLSSVTTTKSILSKEVSAGVFKFIDAQDLLESELGYTSNEPVSLCVAQAIESAVVHMIADGIWKRAWNLADIASGLKNPVLQKYWLEAHSEARVSDRIKQG, from the coding sequence ATGAAGACGTTAATTCTCAGTGCTGTCTTGTTGCTTTTGACTGCTTGCTCGAGCACGACCGAATTCGAAGGTATAGAAGCATCGTCGAGCCTGATGCCAAAAAGCGATACCTATTATGATCTGATAGGTTTACCTCATCCACAGGGAAGTATGGTTGCCGCAGTTTATGATTTTCGCGATCAAACGGGGCAGTATAAGGCCATACCATCGAGTAACTTCTCGACGGCGGTCCCCCAGAGCGGCACAGCATTCCTTGCCCAGGCGCTGAATGATTCAAGCTGGTTTGTCCCCGTAGAGCGTGAAGGCTTACAGAACCTGCTAACAGAGAGAAAAATTGTCAGAGCAGGTCTTAAAGGCGAAGTGAATAAACTGCCTCAATTAAGTTCAGCACAAATTTTGATGGAAGGCGGTATTGTCGCCTATGACACCAATATTAAAACAGGTGGTGCCGGAGCAAGGTATCTGGGTATAGGAGTGAATACTAAGTTTAGGGTCGATACGGTAACGGTTAACTTAAGAGCCGTTGATATCCGAACCGGGCGCTTACTCAGCAGTGTCACGACGACTAAGTCAATACTGTCTAAAGAGGTTTCTGCTGGAGTATTCAAGTTTATCGATGCTCAAGACCTACTCGAATCTGAACTTGGTTACACCTCAAATGAGCCAGTGAGCCTCTGTGTGGCACAAGCAATTGAGAGTGCCGTGGTGCATATGATCGCCGATGGGATCTGGAAACGCGCCTGGAATTTAGCGGATATAGCGTCAGGGTTGAAGAATCCTGTGTTGCAAAAGTATTGGCTAGAAGCTCATTCAGAAGCAAGAGTGAGTGATCGCATAAAGCAGGGCTAA
- a CDS encoding curli assembly protein CsgF, with protein sequence MNKFRLLGSGIGFCLMGFSVSATQLIYTPVNPNFGGSYLNGSYLLANASSQNDHKTSSGYTPPTALERMASSLESRLMSQLFNDAANGGEGYLKTTDFEINVVNEDGTLLVHITDIVTGETTVIEVGGLVDTGTGG encoded by the coding sequence ATGAATAAGTTCAGATTACTGGGAAGTGGCATAGGATTTTGCCTGATGGGGTTTTCCGTCAGCGCAACTCAATTGATTTATACGCCTGTAAACCCAAACTTCGGTGGCAGTTATCTAAATGGTTCATACCTTTTAGCCAATGCCTCGTCTCAGAATGATCACAAGACCAGTTCTGGCTATACACCACCAACGGCACTCGAAAGAATGGCCAGCTCGTTAGAGTCTCGTTTGATGAGCCAGCTGTTCAACGATGCGGCTAATGGTGGAGAAGGTTATCTGAAAACAACGGATTTTGAGATTAATGTTGTCAATGAAGACGGCACATTACTGGTACATATCACAGATATAGTTACAGGTGAAACAACAGTGATTGAAGTCGGTGGATTAGTCGATACGGGCACGGGGGGCTAA
- a CDS encoding curli production assembly/transport protein CsgE, whose translation MKQVVCFLFLFSMVFFISAEELHKAEVKSKQALESQNISDAKPKRETDLVDGLILNRAMTRVGHRFYREFVSAYRDIGGISSHSGLSIVERATARSGSKVTILHNRKPIYITVVSPVSRNIDDQAAAAASRVNQTLRQNKKQASWAQFLDPDLAPDEF comes from the coding sequence GTGAAGCAAGTCGTTTGCTTTTTATTTTTGTTTAGTATGGTCTTTTTTATTTCGGCGGAGGAATTACATAAAGCAGAAGTCAAATCGAAGCAAGCTCTTGAATCTCAAAATATCAGTGATGCAAAGCCAAAGCGAGAGACTGATCTTGTTGATGGCTTGATCCTAAATAGGGCTATGACTCGGGTTGGCCACCGTTTTTACCGCGAGTTTGTCTCGGCATACAGAGACATTGGTGGGATTTCATCGCATTCAGGCTTGAGTATTGTCGAGCGAGCAACGGCTCGCAGCGGCAGTAAGGTCACCATTTTACACAATAGAAAACCAATATATATCACTGTGGTATCACCTGTGAGTCGTAATATCGATGATCAGGCTGCTGCAGCGGCTTCCAGGGTTAATCAAACTTTGAGGCAAAATAAGAAACAAGCAAGTTGGGCTCAATTCTTAGACCCAGATCTTGCTCCAGATGAATTTTAG
- a CDS encoding LuxR C-terminal-related transcriptional regulator, which yields MFKVINWIVVSRSQLLADLLDTRWPQEFLVKLVKVTPEKVEPEIKKGGVSLIVIDLATVDVQNAYQIQRHVEKEYASRVVFLHYPRQIDARFLIHPTVTAGIFYCDSSLEDVGQGLANILRGKSVIPAQLIHNSSDDQSNLEGSDNLTIREREVLQALLSGSTNVDIASQLFVSESTIKTHLYRAFRKIGVSSRGQAIAWAQTHLHEVHL from the coding sequence ATGTTTAAAGTCATAAATTGGATTGTCGTTTCTCGTTCTCAATTACTTGCCGATCTGCTGGATACACGTTGGCCTCAAGAGTTTTTGGTTAAGTTAGTCAAAGTGACGCCAGAGAAAGTTGAGCCCGAGATCAAGAAGGGAGGTGTGTCACTTATCGTTATTGATTTAGCCACGGTTGACGTACAAAACGCTTATCAAATTCAGCGACACGTCGAGAAAGAATACGCCTCGAGAGTCGTATTCTTACATTATCCCAGACAGATCGATGCTCGTTTTCTTATCCATCCAACAGTCACAGCCGGTATTTTCTATTGTGATTCTTCATTAGAAGACGTTGGACAAGGCTTAGCCAATATTTTGCGCGGTAAGTCTGTTATCCCGGCTCAGTTAATCCATAACAGTAGCGATGACCAATCGAACCTGGAAGGAAGTGATAATCTTACCATTCGAGAAAGAGAAGTCCTCCAGGCATTGCTCAGTGGTAGCACTAATGTTGATATCGCTAGCCAGTTGTTTGTGAGTGAGAGCACCATTAAAACTCACCTCTATCGCGCGTTTAGAAAAATAGGTGTTTCTAGTCGCGGTCAAGCGATAGCGTGGGCACAGACTCACCTTCATGAGGTTCATCTGTGA